The following are encoded together in the Streptomyces sp. NBC_01465 genome:
- a CDS encoding putative bifunctional diguanylate cyclase/phosphodiesterase, with amino-acid sequence MSGTSDGPSQAPGTPRTPRLTVTERHAVGRTASELRDYRAAFHAAQLAMAVVDREGLVVTANDALAALLGTDPASLTERPAADLVDLAADARTWHAYREVLRGRRSRFRCTRRLKHPDGHSLWAEVSVAPVPDSSSVLVSVSDISDRRELQARLRHLQMHDPVTRLPNRTLFFERLSAALDTSSCGQSGTGRIGLCYLDLDGFKAVNDTLGHRVGDRLLSAVAARLTTCADQAGYTRSSGHLVARLGGDEFALLVEDSTGTEQLADLARSVLVALQEPFDLAGQRLSVSASIGVVERIAAGTTATGLMQAADTTLYWAKADGKARWTLFDPERNAHRMTRQALTSSLRPAVERGEFTLEYQPLVGMADGVVRGVEALVRWRHPQFGMLAPNRFIGIAEEDGSIVQLGRWVLRTACVQARQWQLDHPDEEPLFVSVNVAVRQVWDSDLVADVAGILAETELAPELLQLELTESAVMGSAGRPLQALQALSDMGVQIAIDDFGTGYSNLAYLSRLPVSVLKLDGSFVRGFQYDEGGTHPNPADEVIVETLVQLAHRLGLTVTAECVETPEQAARLRRIGVDTGQGWLYSRAVAPEKIDTMIGVSPLPA; translated from the coding sequence GTGAGCGGAACCTCCGACGGACCGAGCCAGGCGCCCGGTACGCCGCGCACACCCCGGCTTACGGTCACGGAGCGTCATGCTGTCGGCCGGACCGCCTCCGAGCTGCGCGACTACCGCGCCGCCTTCCACGCGGCCCAGCTCGCCATGGCGGTCGTCGACCGCGAGGGCCTCGTCGTCACCGCCAACGACGCCCTCGCCGCACTGCTCGGCACCGACCCCGCCTCGCTGACCGAACGGCCCGCCGCCGACCTCGTCGACCTGGCCGCCGACGCCCGCACCTGGCACGCCTACCGCGAGGTGCTCCGCGGCCGCCGCTCCCGCTTCCGCTGCACGCGCCGCCTCAAGCACCCCGACGGGCACTCGCTCTGGGCCGAGGTGAGCGTCGCCCCCGTACCCGACAGCTCCAGCGTGCTGGTCTCGGTCTCCGACATCAGCGACCGGCGCGAGCTCCAGGCGCGGCTGCGGCACCTGCAGATGCACGACCCGGTGACCCGCCTCCCCAACCGCACCCTGTTCTTCGAGCGGCTCTCCGCCGCCCTCGACACCTCCTCCTGCGGGCAGAGCGGAACCGGCAGGATCGGCCTCTGCTATCTGGACCTCGACGGCTTCAAGGCGGTCAACGACACACTCGGCCACCGCGTCGGCGACCGGCTCCTCAGCGCCGTCGCCGCCCGCCTCACCACCTGCGCCGACCAGGCCGGATACACCCGCAGCAGCGGCCATCTGGTCGCCCGGCTCGGCGGCGACGAGTTCGCACTGCTCGTCGAGGACTCCACGGGTACGGAACAGCTCGCCGACCTCGCCAGGTCGGTGCTCGTCGCCCTCCAGGAGCCGTTCGACCTGGCCGGCCAGCGGCTCTCGGTGTCGGCCTCGATCGGGGTCGTGGAGCGCATCGCGGCGGGCACCACGGCGACCGGTCTGATGCAGGCCGCGGACACGACGCTCTACTGGGCGAAGGCGGACGGCAAGGCCCGCTGGACCCTCTTCGACCCGGAGCGCAACGCCCACCGGATGACCCGCCAGGCGCTCACGTCATCGCTGCGCCCCGCCGTCGAGCGGGGTGAATTCACCCTGGAATACCAGCCGTTGGTCGGGATGGCGGACGGAGTGGTGCGGGGCGTGGAGGCGCTGGTGCGCTGGCGGCACCCGCAGTTCGGCATGCTCGCGCCGAATCGGTTCATCGGTATCGCCGAGGAGGACGGCTCGATCGTCCAGCTGGGGCGCTGGGTGCTGCGGACCGCGTGCGTCCAGGCCAGGCAGTGGCAGCTCGACCATCCGGACGAGGAGCCGCTCTTCGTGAGCGTCAACGTCGCGGTGCGCCAGGTGTGGGACTCGGATCTGGTGGCCGATGTGGCGGGCATTCTCGCGGAGACCGAACTCGCCCCGGAACTGCTGCAGTTGGAGCTGACGGAGTCCGCGGTGATGGGGTCGGCGGGGCGTCCGCTGCAGGCTCTGCAGGCGCTCAGCGACATGGGCGTGCAGATCGCCATCGACGACTTCGGCACCGGCTACTCGAACCTGGCCTATCTCAGCCGCCTGCCCGTCTCCGTACTGAAGCTGGACGGCTCCTTCGTGCGCGGCTTCCAGTACGACGAGGGCGGTACGCACCCCAACCCGGCCGACGAGGTGATCGTCGAGACGCTCGTCCAGCTGGCGCACCGGCTGGGGCTGACCGTCACCGCCGAGTGCGTGGAGACGCCCGAGCAGGCGGCGCGGCTGCGGCGGATCGGCGTCGACACCGGGCAGGGGTGGCTGTACTCGCGTGCGGTCGCGCCGGAGAAGATCGACACGATGATCGGGGTCAGTCCGCTGCCGGCCTGA
- a CDS encoding glycosyl hydrolase family 18 protein: MRSRRPLIAALTTAALATGALGALLGLGSTAEAAATPSTGGVKIAYYDQWSVYGNAFYPKQLDTRGIAGKLDVINYSFGNIHPTDLTCFEANKAAGDDNNPSAGDGAGDSYADYQKSFSAADSVDGTADKWDQPIVGVFNQFKELKAKYPKLKINISIGGWSYSKYFSDAAKTDAGRKKLVASCIKQYIQGDLPVDGGYGGAGAAAGIFDGIDIDWEYPASAGGHLGNHTDPADKQNFTLLLAEFRKQLDEYGTAHGGKKYLLTAALPAGQDKIKNIETDKIGAYLDYANIMTYDMHGAWDADGPTYHQSPLTSPANDPTDAIAPGTEKYSVTNAIDAWLDGDSTYGITGGFPANKLTLGYEFYYRGWKGVPAGTANGLAQSATGASAARPLSAQAGIAYYKELGGIVDNPATTFWDDAAKASYFYKDGEFFTGLNQKSIQARADYAHSRGLAGAMMYSLLGLDANTTLFNQIVTAVGSSPSSTPDPTPTATASPTPTPTATASPSPTATATPPAGSCTAPAWDKAATYTGGSTVSYGGHTWKAQWWTQNEVPGTTGQWGVWTDLGAC, from the coding sequence GTGCGCTCCCGCAGACCCCTGATCGCGGCCCTGACCACCGCCGCGCTCGCCACCGGCGCGCTCGGCGCGCTGCTCGGCCTCGGCTCCACCGCCGAGGCCGCGGCGACCCCGTCCACCGGTGGCGTGAAAATCGCGTACTACGACCAGTGGAGCGTGTACGGCAACGCCTTCTACCCCAAGCAGCTCGACACCCGGGGCATCGCGGGCAAGCTCGACGTCATCAACTACTCCTTCGGCAACATCCACCCCACCGACCTCACCTGTTTCGAGGCGAACAAGGCGGCGGGCGACGACAACAACCCCAGCGCCGGTGACGGTGCGGGCGACAGCTACGCGGACTACCAGAAGTCCTTCTCCGCGGCCGACAGCGTCGACGGCACCGCCGACAAGTGGGACCAGCCGATCGTGGGCGTCTTCAACCAGTTCAAGGAGCTGAAGGCGAAGTACCCCAAGCTGAAGATCAACATCTCGATCGGCGGCTGGAGTTACTCCAAGTACTTCTCCGACGCGGCCAAGACCGACGCCGGCCGCAAGAAGCTCGTCGCCTCCTGTATCAAGCAGTACATCCAGGGCGACCTGCCCGTCGACGGCGGCTACGGCGGCGCGGGCGCGGCGGCCGGGATCTTCGACGGCATCGACATCGACTGGGAGTACCCGGCCTCGGCCGGCGGCCACCTCGGCAACCACACCGACCCCGCCGACAAGCAGAACTTCACGCTCCTGCTCGCCGAGTTCCGCAAGCAGCTGGATGAGTACGGCACCGCGCACGGCGGCAAGAAGTACCTGCTCACGGCCGCTCTCCCGGCCGGCCAGGACAAGATCAAGAACATCGAGACGGACAAGATCGGCGCGTATCTCGACTACGCCAACATCATGACGTACGACATGCACGGCGCCTGGGACGCCGACGGCCCGACCTACCACCAGTCGCCGCTCACCTCCCCGGCCAACGACCCCACCGACGCCATCGCCCCCGGCACCGAGAAGTACTCGGTCACCAACGCGATCGACGCCTGGCTCGACGGTGACTCCACGTACGGCATCACCGGCGGCTTCCCCGCCAACAAGCTGACCCTCGGCTACGAGTTCTACTACCGCGGCTGGAAGGGCGTCCCCGCCGGCACCGCCAACGGCCTCGCCCAGAGCGCGACCGGCGCATCGGCCGCCCGCCCGCTCAGCGCCCAGGCGGGCATCGCGTACTACAAGGAGCTCGGCGGCATCGTCGACAACCCGGCGACCACCTTCTGGGACGACGCGGCGAAGGCCTCGTACTTCTACAAGGACGGCGAGTTCTTCACCGGCCTGAACCAGAAGTCGATCCAGGCCCGCGCCGACTACGCCCACAGCCGGGGCCTCGCAGGCGCGATGATGTACTCCCTGCTCGGCCTGGACGCCAACACGACCCTGTTCAACCAGATCGTGACCGCGGTCGGCTCCTCCCCGTCCTCGACCCCGGACCCGACGCCCACGGCGACCGCGAGCCCCACCCCGACCCCGACCGCCACGGCGTCCCCGAGCCCGACCGCGACGGCCACCCCGCCGGCCGGCAGCTGCACGGCGCCCGCCTGGGACAAGGCGGCGACGTACACGGGCGGCTCGACGGTCTCGTACGGCGGTCACACCTGGAAGGCCCAGTGGTGGACCCAGAACGAGGTCCCCGGCACCACGGGCCAGTGGGGCGTCTGGACCGACCTCGGCGCCTGCTGA
- a CDS encoding LLM class flavin-dependent oxidoreductase: MDAIKGTALGDAPVPLSVLDLVTVGAGRTATQAIRTGVDIARLAESRGYHRHWVAEHHSMPGVASSSPAVLLAHLAAHTTRIRLGSGGVMLPNHAPLVIAEQFGTVEAMAPGRVDLGLGRAPGTDGATAAALRRSDNLLEGADEFPQQLSELTRFLDDDFPDGHPYSRIHAVPGPVQGPTGRPPIWLLGSSGFSARLAGTLGLPFAFAHHFSAQNTVPALDLYRDSFRPSAVLDAPYALIGVSALAADDEKEAHRQVLTGALSMIRLRTGRPGLIPTPEEAAAYTFSAMEQEFADSWLSNVIKGTADEVRSGLDDLQKRTGADELMITANAHGGDVRLRSYELIADAYNLPKA, encoded by the coding sequence GTGGACGCGATCAAGGGCACGGCACTCGGAGACGCCCCCGTACCCCTCTCCGTACTGGACCTCGTCACGGTCGGCGCAGGCCGCACCGCCACCCAGGCGATCCGGACCGGCGTCGACATCGCCCGCCTCGCAGAGAGCCGCGGCTACCACCGGCACTGGGTCGCCGAGCACCATTCCATGCCCGGCGTCGCCTCGTCCTCGCCCGCCGTCCTCCTCGCGCACCTCGCCGCCCACACCACCCGCATCCGCCTCGGCTCCGGCGGCGTGATGCTCCCCAATCACGCCCCGCTCGTCATCGCCGAGCAGTTCGGCACCGTCGAGGCGATGGCCCCCGGCCGCGTCGACCTCGGTCTCGGCCGCGCCCCCGGCACCGACGGCGCCACCGCCGCGGCCCTGCGCCGCAGCGACAACCTCCTCGAGGGCGCGGACGAATTCCCGCAGCAGCTCAGCGAGTTGACCCGCTTCCTCGACGACGACTTCCCCGACGGCCACCCGTACTCCCGGATCCACGCCGTCCCCGGCCCCGTCCAGGGCCCCACCGGACGCCCCCCGATCTGGCTGCTCGGCTCCTCCGGCTTCAGTGCGCGCCTCGCCGGCACGCTCGGCCTGCCGTTCGCGTTCGCGCACCACTTCTCCGCGCAGAACACCGTCCCGGCCCTCGACCTCTACCGGGACTCCTTCCGCCCCTCGGCCGTCCTCGACGCCCCGTACGCCCTCATCGGCGTCTCGGCGCTCGCCGCCGACGACGAGAAGGAGGCGCACCGCCAGGTCCTGACCGGCGCGCTCTCCATGATCCGGCTGCGCACCGGCCGCCCCGGCCTCATTCCGACCCCCGAAGAGGCGGCCGCGTACACCTTCAGCGCGATGGAGCAGGAGTTCGCCGACAGCTGGCTCTCCAACGTCATCAAGGGCACCGCGGACGAGGTCCGCTCCGGCCTCGACGACCTGCAGAAGCGCACCGGCGCCGACGAGTTGATGATCACCGCGAACGCCCACGGCGGGGACGTCCGACTGCGTTCGTACGAGCTGATCGCGGACGCCTACAACCTGCCGAAGGCGTAA
- a CDS encoding maleate cis-trans isomerase family protein, with amino-acid sequence MTAIGFLYPGHSAEDDYERMEQMLASDNVRLPVVHTDIGEDAHRVDALLEMGAADRLAAGVEELRLSGAEAVVWACTSGSFVYGWEGAKEQVRGLALAAGLPASSTSFAFAHAVRALGATRVAVAATYPADVAALFADFLKAGGVEAVSARSSGIITAAEVGTWGRDEVLELALAGDARGAELVLLPDTALHTAAHLRELEQVLGKPVLTANQVSVWEGLRLAERRVWSETLGRLFARPE; translated from the coding sequence ATGACAGCGATCGGATTCCTCTACCCCGGACATTCGGCGGAGGACGACTACGAGCGCATGGAGCAGATGCTCGCCTCGGACAACGTCCGGCTGCCGGTGGTCCACACGGACATCGGCGAGGACGCGCACCGCGTCGACGCCCTGCTGGAAATGGGCGCGGCGGACCGGCTGGCGGCGGGCGTGGAGGAGCTGCGGCTGTCGGGGGCCGAGGCGGTCGTCTGGGCGTGCACGAGCGGAAGCTTCGTGTACGGCTGGGAGGGCGCGAAGGAGCAGGTCCGGGGCTTGGCGCTGGCGGCGGGCCTGCCAGCGTCCAGTACGTCCTTCGCTTTCGCGCACGCGGTACGGGCGCTGGGCGCGACCAGGGTCGCGGTGGCGGCGACGTACCCGGCGGACGTGGCGGCCCTCTTCGCGGACTTCCTGAAGGCGGGGGGAGTGGAGGCGGTCTCGGCGAGGTCGAGCGGGATCATCACGGCGGCGGAGGTCGGCACGTGGGGCCGCGACGAGGTGCTGGAGCTGGCGCTGGCGGGAGACGCGAGGGGCGCGGAACTGGTCCTGCTGCCGGACACGGCGCTGCACACGGCGGCGCACCTGCGGGAGCTTGAGCAGGTACTGGGCAAACCGGTGCTCACGGCGAACCAGGTGTCGGTGTGGGAGGGCCTGCGCCTGGCGGAACGCCGGGTGTGGTCGGAAACGCTGGGTCGCCTGTTCGCGCGCCCGGAGTAG
- a CDS encoding maleate cis-trans isomerase family protein — MDISFLGGPQPQCGVGVVAPFDFALDRELWRWVPDDVSLHLTRTPFVPVEVSLDLARLVSEHETLREAVRALIAVEPQVVAYACTSGSFVGGLAGERAMCEAMTQAGELPSVTTSGALLAAFEELGVRRIALVTPYTESVTSSLEEYLAEAGIAVTGRAFLGLTRHIWKVPYRDVVDMARQAVVGAADALFISCTNLPTYDVIPQLEAELRMPVLSANQVTMWAALRSIGARAVGPYQQLLLATQPSPSPSPSPAPAEPEEQGGWTA; from the coding sequence ATGGACATCTCCTTTCTGGGCGGGCCCCAGCCGCAGTGCGGCGTCGGAGTCGTGGCCCCTTTCGATTTCGCGCTCGACCGGGAACTGTGGCGCTGGGTCCCGGACGACGTCTCGTTGCACCTCACCCGTACCCCGTTCGTCCCGGTCGAAGTCTCCCTGGATCTCGCCCGGCTGGTCAGTGAGCACGAGACGCTGCGCGAGGCGGTACGGGCGCTGATCGCGGTGGAGCCGCAGGTCGTCGCGTACGCCTGCACGAGCGGCAGCTTCGTCGGCGGGCTCGCCGGGGAGCGCGCGATGTGCGAGGCGATGACGCAGGCCGGCGAACTGCCGTCGGTGACGACGTCGGGGGCGCTGCTCGCGGCCTTCGAGGAGCTGGGGGTGCGGCGGATCGCGCTGGTCACGCCGTACACGGAATCGGTGACTTCCTCGCTGGAGGAATATCTTGCCGAGGCCGGGATAGCCGTCACCGGACGGGCTTTCCTGGGCCTCACCCGGCACATCTGGAAGGTTCCGTACCGCGATGTGGTCGACATGGCGCGGCAGGCGGTGGTGGGTGCGGCGGATGCACTGTTCATCAGCTGCACGAATCTGCCCACGTACGACGTGATCCCGCAGCTGGAGGCGGAGTTGAGGATGCCGGTGCTGTCGGCGAACCAGGTCACGATGTGGGCGGCGCTGCGGTCGATCGGGGCGCGGGCGGTGGGCCCGTACCAGCAGCTGCTGCTGGCGACGCAGCCCTCCCCGTCACCGTCCCCTTCCCCCGCTCCTGCCGAGCCGGAAGAACAGGGAGGCTGGACGGCATGA
- a CDS encoding D-2-hydroxyacid dehydrogenase, giving the protein MSEITLLVLDDDPPPRLGALTGRARVLHADEHTLAAQLPSADVLLVWDFLSDAVRRAWPGEGPRPRWVHTASAGVDHLLCPELAASDTVVTNARGIFDQPIAEYVAGLVLAFAKDLPGTLELQRQRRWRHRETVRLAGTRAVVVGSGPIGRAIGTTLAALGVKVALTGRTARGRVHGPEDLPLLLTRADWVVCAAPLTESTRGMFDARAFGAMQPSARFINVGRGALVVENDLVEAVRKRWIAGAALDVFAHEPLPPESPLWDVPDLIVSPHMSGDTVGWRDELGTQFLELYELWAAGKQLPNVVDKKRGYVPQHD; this is encoded by the coding sequence ATGTCCGAGATCACCCTTCTCGTACTGGACGACGACCCGCCACCCCGCCTGGGCGCACTGACCGGCCGGGCCCGCGTCCTGCATGCCGACGAGCACACGCTCGCCGCTCAACTCCCCTCCGCAGACGTCCTGTTGGTGTGGGACTTCCTCTCCGACGCGGTACGCCGCGCCTGGCCGGGCGAGGGCCCGAGGCCCCGCTGGGTGCACACCGCGAGCGCCGGCGTCGACCACCTCCTCTGTCCTGAACTCGCCGCCTCCGACACCGTGGTGACCAATGCGCGCGGCATCTTCGACCAGCCGATCGCCGAGTACGTCGCCGGGCTCGTCCTCGCCTTCGCGAAGGACCTCCCCGGCACGCTGGAGCTCCAGCGCCAGCGCCGCTGGCGCCACCGCGAGACGGTGCGCCTGGCCGGCACCCGGGCTGTGGTGGTGGGCTCGGGCCCCATCGGCCGGGCGATCGGCACCACGCTCGCCGCGCTCGGCGTGAAGGTGGCGCTGACGGGCCGCACCGCGCGCGGTCGGGTGCACGGCCCCGAGGACCTCCCACTGCTGCTGACCCGCGCGGACTGGGTGGTCTGCGCGGCGCCGCTCACCGAGTCCACGCGCGGCATGTTCGACGCGCGCGCCTTCGGGGCGATGCAGCCGTCCGCCCGCTTCATCAACGTCGGGCGCGGGGCGCTCGTCGTCGAGAACGACCTGGTCGAGGCGGTCCGCAAGCGGTGGATCGCAGGGGCGGCGCTCGATGTCTTCGCCCATGAGCCGCTGCCCCCGGAGAGCCCGCTCTGGGACGTGCCCGACCTGATCGTGTCGCCGCACATGAGCGGCGACACGGTCGGCTGGCGCGACGAACTGGGCACCCAATTCCTGGAGTTGTACGAACTCTGGGCAGCCGGGAAGCAACTTCCGAACGTGGTCGACAAGAAACGTGGGTACGTCCCCCAGCATGACTGA
- a CDS encoding amidase, translated as MTELTRLTALQLLSGYENGAFTPVDVTRAVLARAEEIQPRVNAFVRFDTEEALARAEESAGRWRRGEPQGLLDGVPVTVKDILLQRGGPTLRGSKTVNPQGSWTQDAPSVARMREHGAVFVARTTTPEFGWKGVTDSPLSGVTRNPYDRARTSGGSSGGSAAAVALGAGPLSLGTDGGGSVRIPASFCGIFGLKPTYGRVPLFPASAFGTLSHVGPMTRDAADAALLLDVISAPDSRDWSQLAPPSTSYRTHLDEGVKGLRIAYSPALGGQVAVRPAVAAAVRGAVSKLAELGAYIEEADPDFADPVEAFHTLWFSGAARVAQSLSREQRDQLDPGLREITTAGARYSALEYLAAMDVRAELGRRMGLFHETYDLLVTPTMPITAFEAGAEVPKGSGHRRWTGWTPFTYPFNMTQQPAATVPCGVDADGLPIGVQLVGARHQDALVLRAAHALYESGAAATIPAPPAGS; from the coding sequence ATGACTGAACTCACCCGCCTGACCGCACTCCAACTCCTCTCCGGCTACGAGAACGGCGCGTTCACCCCCGTCGACGTCACCCGCGCCGTCCTGGCCCGGGCCGAGGAGATCCAGCCACGGGTCAACGCGTTCGTCCGCTTCGACACCGAGGAGGCTCTCGCGCGGGCGGAGGAGTCGGCCGGGAGGTGGCGGCGCGGGGAGCCGCAGGGGCTCCTCGACGGGGTGCCGGTCACGGTGAAGGACATCCTGCTGCAGCGCGGCGGACCGACCCTGCGTGGCTCGAAGACCGTGAATCCACAGGGCAGTTGGACCCAGGACGCGCCGTCCGTGGCACGGATGCGCGAACACGGCGCGGTCTTCGTGGCCCGGACGACGACCCCGGAGTTCGGCTGGAAGGGCGTCACCGACTCGCCCCTTTCGGGCGTGACGCGCAACCCGTACGACCGCGCGCGCACCTCCGGCGGGTCCAGCGGCGGGAGCGCGGCGGCCGTCGCGCTGGGTGCGGGGCCGCTGTCACTGGGGACGGACGGCGGCGGGTCGGTCCGTATACCGGCGTCGTTCTGCGGGATCTTCGGGCTGAAGCCGACGTACGGCAGGGTGCCGCTCTTCCCCGCCAGCGCCTTCGGAACCCTCTCCCACGTGGGCCCGATGACCCGGGACGCGGCGGACGCGGCCCTGCTGCTGGATGTGATCTCCGCCCCGGACAGCCGCGACTGGTCGCAGCTGGCACCCCCGTCCACCAGCTACCGCACCCACCTCGACGAGGGCGTGAAGGGGCTGCGGATCGCCTACTCCCCCGCGCTCGGCGGCCAGGTCGCGGTGCGGCCCGCCGTGGCGGCGGCCGTACGGGGCGCGGTCTCGAAGCTGGCGGAGCTCGGCGCGTACATCGAGGAGGCGGACCCGGACTTCGCGGACCCGGTGGAGGCCTTCCACACCCTGTGGTTCAGCGGGGCGGCCCGCGTCGCGCAGTCCCTGAGCCGCGAGCAGCGGGACCAACTCGACCCGGGGCTGCGGGAGATCACGACGGCCGGGGCGCGGTACTCGGCGCTGGAGTATCTGGCGGCGATGGACGTACGGGCCGAACTCGGCCGCCGCATGGGCCTCTTCCACGAGACGTACGACCTGCTGGTGACCCCGACGATGCCGATCACCGCCTTCGAGGCGGGAGCCGAGGTCCCCAAGGGCTCGGGCCACCGGCGGTGGACGGGGTGGACCCCGTTCACGTACCCCTTCAACATGACCCAGCAGCCCGCGGCCACCGTCCCGTGCGGAGTCGACGCGGACGGGCTGCCGATCGGGGTCCAACTGGTGGGCGCCCGGCACCAGGACGCCCTGGTGCTGCGAGCGGCCCACGCGCTCTACGAGTCGGGGGCGGCGGCGACTATCCCCGCTCCACCCGCCGGAAGCTGA
- a CDS encoding DUF3830 family protein encodes MTDRFIEVSLDKRGVSCTAKLLDDLAPVTCAAVWDALPLGGDVYHAKYARNEIYALFPGFAEHEPPLENPTVTPIPGDLCYFTFSEISLGTSSHGYTKKHATREPTPVVDLALFYERNNLLLNGDAGWVPGIVWGTVVDGLDRMAEACQDLWRAGAIGETLSFRRVERG; translated from the coding sequence ATGACCGACCGATTCATCGAAGTCTCGCTCGACAAGCGCGGTGTGAGCTGTACCGCGAAACTCCTCGACGACCTGGCCCCGGTGACCTGTGCGGCGGTGTGGGACGCGCTGCCTCTGGGCGGAGATGTCTACCACGCGAAGTATGCGCGTAATGAGATCTATGCCCTGTTCCCCGGCTTCGCCGAGCACGAACCGCCGCTGGAGAACCCGACGGTGACCCCCATCCCCGGCGACCTCTGCTACTTCACGTTCTCCGAGATATCCCTGGGCACGTCATCCCACGGCTACACGAAGAAGCACGCCACCCGGGAGCCCACCCCCGTGGTCGACCTCGCCCTCTTCTACGAGCGCAACAACCTGCTGCTCAACGGGGACGCGGGCTGGGTGCCCGGCATCGTCTGGGGCACGGTGGTCGACGGCCTCGACCGGATGGCCGAGGCCTGCCAGGACCTCTGGCGCGCGGGCGCGATCGGCGAGACGCTCAGCTTCCGGCGGGTGGAGCGGGGATAG